Proteins encoded together in one Diceros bicornis minor isolate mBicDic1 chromosome 18, mDicBic1.mat.cur, whole genome shotgun sequence window:
- the TRAF4 gene encoding TNF receptor-associated factor 4 isoform X2, with translation MPGFDYKFLEKPKRRLLCPLCGKPMREPVQVSTCGHRFCDTCLQEFLSEGVFKCPEDQLPLDYAKIYPDPELEVQVLGLPIRCIHSEEGCRWSGPLRHLQSHEGMCPQESVYCENKCGARMMRRLLAQHATSECPKRTQPCTYCTKEFVFDTIQSHQYQCPRLPVPCPNQCGVGTVAREDLPGHLKDSCNTALVLCPFKDSGCKHRCPKLAMARHVEESVKPHLAMMCALVSRQRQELQELRRELEELSVGSDGVLIWKIGSYGRRLQEAKAKPNLECFSPAFYTHKYGYKLQVSAFLNGNGSGEGTHLSLYIRVLPGAFDNLLEWPFARRVTFSLLDQSDPGLAKPQHVTETFHPDPNWKNFQKPGTWRGSLDESSLGFGYPKFISHQDIRKRNYVRDDAVFIRASVELPRKILS, from the exons atGCCCGGCTTCGACTACAAGTTCCTGGAGAAGCCCAAGCGGCGGCTGCTGTGCCCGCTGTGCGGGAAACCCATGCGCGAGCCCGTGCAGGTTTCTACCTGTGGCCACCGCTTCTGCGACACCTGCCTGCAGGAGTTCCTCAG TGAAGGAGTCTTCAAATGCCCTGAGGACCAACTTCCTCTGGACTATGCCAAG ATCTACCCAGACCCAGAGCTGGAGGTACAGGTACTGGGCCTCCCTATTCGCTGCATCCACAGTGAGGAGGGCTGCCGCTGGAGCGGGCCACTTCGTCACCTACAG AGCCACGAAGGCATGTGCCCCCAAGAGAGTGTGTACTGTGAGAACAAGTGTGGTGCCCGCATGATGCGGCGGCTGCTGGCCCAGCATGCCACCTCTGAGTGCCCCAAGCGCACCCAGCCTTGCACCTACTGCACCAAGGAGTTCGTCTTTGACACCATCCAG AGCCACCAGTACCAGTGCCCGAGGCTGCCTGTGCCCTGCCCCAACCAGTGCGGTGTGGGCACCGTGGCTCGGGAGGACCTGCCGGGCCATCTGAAGGACAGCTGTAACACTGCCCTGGTGCTGTGTCCGTTCAAAGACTCTGGCTGCAAGCACAGG TGCCCTAAGCTGGCAATGGCACGGCATGTGGAGGAGAGCGTGAAGCCACACTTGGCCATGATGTGTGCCCTGGTGAGCCGGCAGCGGCAGGAGCTGCAGGAGCTGCGGCGAGAGCTGGAGGAGCTATCGGTGGGCAGTGATGGTGTGCTCATCTGGAAGATTGGCAGCTATGGGCGACGGCTACAGGAGGCCAAAGCCAAGCCCAACCTTGAGTGCTTCAGCCCAGCCTTCTACACGCATAAGTACGGCTACAAGCTGCAGGTGTCTGCATTCCTCAATGGCAACGGCAGTGGTGAGGGCACACACCTCTCACTCTACATTCGTGTGCTGCCGGGTGCCTTTGACAATCTCCTTGAGTGGCCCTTTGCCCGCCGCGTCACCTTCTCCCTGCTGGATCAGAGTGACCCTGGGCTGGCTAAGCCACAGCATGTCACTGAGACCTTTCATCCCGACCCAAACTGGAAGAATTTCCAAAAACCAGGCACTTGGCGGGGCTCCCTGGATGAGAGTTCTCTGGGCTTCGGTTACCCCAAGTTCATCTCCCACCAGGATATCCGCAAGCGAAACTATGTGCGTGATGATGCAGTCTTCATCCGTGCCTCTGTTGAATTGCCCAGAAAGATCCTCAGCTGA
- the TRAF4 gene encoding TNF receptor-associated factor 4 isoform X1: MPGFDYKFLEKPKRRLLCPLCGKPMREPVQVSTCGHRFCDTCLQEFLSEGVFKCPEDQLPLDYAKIYPDPELEVQVLGLPIRCIHSEEGCRWSGPLRHLQGHLNTCSFNVVPCPNRCPTKLSRRDLPAHLQHDCPKRRLKCEFCGCDFSGEAFESHEGMCPQESVYCENKCGARMMRRLLAQHATSECPKRTQPCTYCTKEFVFDTIQSHQYQCPRLPVPCPNQCGVGTVAREDLPGHLKDSCNTALVLCPFKDSGCKHRCPKLAMARHVEESVKPHLAMMCALVSRQRQELQELRRELEELSVGSDGVLIWKIGSYGRRLQEAKAKPNLECFSPAFYTHKYGYKLQVSAFLNGNGSGEGTHLSLYIRVLPGAFDNLLEWPFARRVTFSLLDQSDPGLAKPQHVTETFHPDPNWKNFQKPGTWRGSLDESSLGFGYPKFISHQDIRKRNYVRDDAVFIRASVELPRKILS; the protein is encoded by the exons atGCCCGGCTTCGACTACAAGTTCCTGGAGAAGCCCAAGCGGCGGCTGCTGTGCCCGCTGTGCGGGAAACCCATGCGCGAGCCCGTGCAGGTTTCTACCTGTGGCCACCGCTTCTGCGACACCTGCCTGCAGGAGTTCCTCAG TGAAGGAGTCTTCAAATGCCCTGAGGACCAACTTCCTCTGGACTATGCCAAG ATCTACCCAGACCCAGAGCTGGAGGTACAGGTACTGGGCCTCCCTATTCGCTGCATCCACAGTGAGGAGGGCTGCCGCTGGAGCGGGCCACTTCGTCACCTACAG GGCCACCTGAATACCTGCAGCTTCAATGTAGTCCCCTGCCCCAATCGCTGCCCCACCAAGCTGAGCCGCCGGGATCTGCCTGCACACTTGCAGCACGACTGCCCCAAGCGGCGCCTCAAGTGCGAGTTTTGTGGCTGTGACTTCAGTGGGGAGGCCTTTGAG AGCCACGAAGGCATGTGCCCCCAAGAGAGTGTGTACTGTGAGAACAAGTGTGGTGCCCGCATGATGCGGCGGCTGCTGGCCCAGCATGCCACCTCTGAGTGCCCCAAGCGCACCCAGCCTTGCACCTACTGCACCAAGGAGTTCGTCTTTGACACCATCCAG AGCCACCAGTACCAGTGCCCGAGGCTGCCTGTGCCCTGCCCCAACCAGTGCGGTGTGGGCACCGTGGCTCGGGAGGACCTGCCGGGCCATCTGAAGGACAGCTGTAACACTGCCCTGGTGCTGTGTCCGTTCAAAGACTCTGGCTGCAAGCACAGG TGCCCTAAGCTGGCAATGGCACGGCATGTGGAGGAGAGCGTGAAGCCACACTTGGCCATGATGTGTGCCCTGGTGAGCCGGCAGCGGCAGGAGCTGCAGGAGCTGCGGCGAGAGCTGGAGGAGCTATCGGTGGGCAGTGATGGTGTGCTCATCTGGAAGATTGGCAGCTATGGGCGACGGCTACAGGAGGCCAAAGCCAAGCCCAACCTTGAGTGCTTCAGCCCAGCCTTCTACACGCATAAGTACGGCTACAAGCTGCAGGTGTCTGCATTCCTCAATGGCAACGGCAGTGGTGAGGGCACACACCTCTCACTCTACATTCGTGTGCTGCCGGGTGCCTTTGACAATCTCCTTGAGTGGCCCTTTGCCCGCCGCGTCACCTTCTCCCTGCTGGATCAGAGTGACCCTGGGCTGGCTAAGCCACAGCATGTCACTGAGACCTTTCATCCCGACCCAAACTGGAAGAATTTCCAAAAACCAGGCACTTGGCGGGGCTCCCTGGATGAGAGTTCTCTGGGCTTCGGTTACCCCAAGTTCATCTCCCACCAGGATATCCGCAAGCGAAACTATGTGCGTGATGATGCAGTCTTCATCCGTGCCTCTGTTGAATTGCCCAGAAAGATCCTCAGCTGA
- the FAM222B gene encoding protein FAM222B: MLACLPGPGDLSFQLLSHTQMNTGLQKWDTTQKMRTAHYPTPAELDAYAKKVANNPLTIKIFPNSVKVPQRKHVRRTVNGLDTSAQRYSPYPTQAATKAGLLAIVKVPAKSILKDFDGTRARLLPEAIMNPPVAPYATVAPSTLAHPQAQALARQQALQHAQTLAHAPPQTLQHPQGIPPPQALSHPQSLQQPQGLGHPQPMAQTQGLVHPQALSHQGLQHPPNPLLHGGRKMPDSDAPPNVTVSTSTIPLSMAATLQHSQPPDLSSIVHQINQFCQTRAGISTTSVCEGQIANPSPISRSLLINASTRVSTHSVPTPMPSCVVNPMEHTHAATAALPAAGPVNLPTGISRAPTGYPSDLKPVAWNQHQLAHLQQMCSEAGGTPAPGLTGKHGAGRELAGPGFVGKAPAYPQELCLAQSFHLKPPLEKPTPSPPVNGLAAPLAYPNGHYFQPLWNNILPTPNSDSSGSQDLAMPFHGGQPTGAPLDCAAAAGAHYRAGTGGGPVASQNSLMQTVDYLSGDFQQACFREQSLAMLSKAHRAPGNRAPDPTDSRSLHIQHPGYR, from the coding sequence GGGACACTACACAGAAAATGAGAACTGCTCACTATCCTACCCCAGCCGAATTGGACGCGTATGCTAAGAAGGTCGCAAACAACCCACTGACTATAAAAATCTTCCCCAACAGTGTGAAGGTTCCCCAGCGGAAACACGTTCGTCGTACTGTGAACGGCCTCGACACATCAGCCCAGCGCTACAGCCCCTACCCGACTCAGGCTGCCACCAAGGCAGGCCTGCTTGCCATTGTCAAAGTGCCAGCCAAAAGCATACTCAAGGACTTTGACGGCACCCGAGCCCGGTTGCTCCCTGAGGCCATCATGAATCCCCCAGTGGCGCCCTATGCTACTGTGGCACCCAGCACTTTAGCCCACCCCCAGGCCCAGGCTCTGGCCCGCCAGCAGGCCCTGCAGCATGCACAGACCCTGGCCCATGCCCCTCCCCAGACGCTGCAGCACCCTCAGGGTATCCCACCACCCCAGGCACTGTCCcaccctcagagcctccagcagCCTCAGGGCCTGGGCCACCCTCAGCCCATGGCCCAAACCCAGGGCTTGGtccaccctcaggccctgtctCACCAGGGTCTCCAGCACCCCCCCAATCCCTTGCTGCATGGAGGCCGGAAGATGCCAGACTCAGATGCCCCCCCGAATGTGACCGTGTCTACCTCAACTATCCCCCTTTCAATGGCGGCCACCCTGCAGCACAGCCAGCCCCCGGACCTGAGCAGCATCGTGCACCAGATCAACCAGTTTTGCCAGACGAGGGCAGGCATCAGCACTACCTCAGTGTGTGAGGGCCAGATCGCCAACCCCAGCCCCATTAGTCGCAGTCTGCTCATCAATGCAAGCACCCGGGTGTCGACCCACAGCGTCCCCACACCAATGCCTTCATGTGTGGTCAACCCCATGGAGCACACCCATGCGGCCACAGCCGCACTGCCTGCCGCAGGCCCTGTCAACCTGCCCACGGGCATCTCTCGAGCCCCCACTGGCTACCCTAGCGACCTCAAGCCAGTCGCCTGGAACCAGCACCAGCTGGCCCACCTACAGCAGATGTGCAGTGAGGCTGGTGGGACGCCAGCCCCTGGTCTGACAGGCAAGCATGGGGCAGGACGCGAGTTGGCAGGGCCTGGCTTTGTGGGCAAGGCCCCTGCCTACCCGCAGGAACTCTGCCTGGCACAGTCCTTCCATCTGAAGCCACCCCTGGAGAAGCCAACCCCATCCCCACCAGTCAACGGCCTGGCAGCCCCATTGGCCTATCCCAATGGTCACTACTTCCAGCCCCTGTGGAACAACATTCTGCCCACTCCCAATAGCGACAGCTCGGGGTCTCAGGACCTCGCCATGCCGTTCCATGGTGGGCAGCCCACAGGTGCACCCCTCGACTGTGCAGCGGCTGCTGGGGCCCACTACCGAGCAGGGACCGGGGGCGGTCCAGTGGCCAGCCAGAACAGCTTGATGCAAACAGTGGATTACCTAAGTGGGGATTTCCAGCAGGCCTGCTTCCGAGAACAGAGCCTAGCCATGCTGAGCAAGGCCCACCGAGCCCCTGGCAACCGAGCCCCTGATCCCACAGATAGTCGAAGTCTTCATATTCAGCACCCTGGGTATAGATAG